In Thunnus thynnus chromosome 17, fThuThy2.1, whole genome shotgun sequence, the genomic window CCCTCTTGTCATCCTTGCAGAGCAGGAATTTTTCCTCTCGCCATCCGCTGAATATTCATACTCATCTGTGCTGCCATTTTATCAAAACATCTATCCTCTCCGTGTAACTTTTACTCAAAGTAAATCATATTCTGTCCACATGCCATTCTCTCTGGAAGGAGTCCAAGGTTCCTCCTCTCTGACCCATTTTTTTCCAAAGGCCAAGGACAGAGGGAAACAAAAAGGAGGCATGCTGAGAAGGGGGGTTAAGGGGAGAGAAGAGGATAAGGGCAGGAATGAAAGAGGAGGCAATAAAGGAGAAAGTACCAAGAAGCAAGAAGGGCACAGAGGGGGAAAGTAAGGAGTGAGGACAGAAATTAGGGTGAGTGCATGAGTAGGAGCAGGAGAGGGATGTGTTGCAGTGGAAAGAATACATTAGTTTCCCTATATCCAAAAAGCACTTTGGGGACAAGCCAGGAGACAATACTTAAGAGACAGAACAGGGATAAAGGTTAAGAATAATCTCCTCTGAGAGCCAACTGCtgtaataataaacacactcaTCCATGTGGAAGAAGAGCCAAAAGGAACCTCCAGTCTGACCTTTCTGTATTACAACAGGAGACCCCAGGGGCCGACACCCCCCTGAGCGCAGACTACTGATCCTGGGGGGGCCACAGTCTGGCAAGACCTGCACCGCCAACACCATCCTGGGGGACGAGGTCTTCGACGCAGGGACGGAGACCACTCACAGCAACGTGGGCCAGACGGAGATCTACGGCCGACGGGTTACCGTGGTTGACACCCCGCCATGGACCATCCCCAGCGACCCGGAGGACGACACCGAAGCTGACAACAACGACAATGCTGGTGCTGAGTCGGACAGCCCACCACGGGCCCCGCCTAGCCTGGACAGTGAGGGGCCGTGCATGGGGGCCATTCTCTGTCCTCCTGGACCCCATGCAATCCTGCTGGTGGTGTCTGTCACGCAGCctttcactgacacacagagGAGGGCCGCAGAGGAGCAGTTAGGGGCCCTGGGTGGAGGGACCTGGAGGTACTCGATGGTGCTCTTTACTGGGGTGGACAAACTTCCAAAAGGTGTCTTCATCGAGGAGCACATAGCGAACACTGGAGAGGCCCTGCAGTGGCTGGTGGAGAGGTGTGGAAGCAGGTACAATgtcctctctttccctttttttttgattttacaaAAGCCTGCCTCTAAACACAATCAAATCCCTTCACTCTTGTCCTTGTTAATCTTACTACAGTGGTTCAGTAGATAGCTTAAGAGGGTGACTCCTGCATGATCTTCTAAACCATCAAATCTTGTCTGcatcaattaaaatgatgtttttctaCCTGCAGGTACCATCCTTTTGATAACACTCGGAAAGAAACAGAGGACAACACACAGGTACCCGAGCTGATGGAGAAGGTGGAGGAAATGATCACTGACAACCAAGGTTTGGCTGGATTTCATAGTTACAGTAAATGATACTGTATGACATTGTTAATGAATGTACCAATTGTGTTATAAAAGCTGATtggaaacagtttaatggataATTAATTGTTGCTATTTATGTAGGCTGGTACTTTGAGGTGAATGAGCTGATTTTGCTGGAGGAAGAGCAGGCCAGGAGAGCTTtggaggaagagaggatgaggatggaGGAGCACGCAAGGCAGAGGGAGCAGATGATCGGAGGACCTCCCAGAggtatgttgtgtgtgtctgtgtgggtgtgtagtTGAGTGAGTCATACAGTaagggagagagatgaaaacaatTCTCCAGAATTGATGTTCTAAGAAATAGCCTATTCATTACTGGTGAATCAATATTACGTTTaccctttttctttctttttatttctaatgGTTTCTCTTATGGCcatctttctccatctttctttgtctgtctttctctccctgtttATCTCTCCGGATtcctgtgtgtgcagagttGAGGCTGCTATTGTTGGGCTGGAAGGGTGTTGGAAAGAGCTCAGTG contains:
- the si:dkey-110g7.8 gene encoding GTPase IMAP family member 8; amino-acid sequence: MAAVSSASDTGDPRGRHPPERRLLILGGPQSGKTCTANTILGDEVFDAGTETTHSNVGQTEIYGRRVTVVDTPPWTIPSDPEDDTEADNNDNAGAESDSPPRAPPSLDSEGPCMGAILCPPGPHAILLVVSVTQPFTDTQRRAAEEQLGALGGGTWRYSMVLFTGVDKLPKGVFIEEHIANTGEALQWLVERCGSRYHPFDNTRKETEDNTQVPELMEKVEEMITDNQGWYFEVNELILLEEEQARRALEEERMRMEEHARQREQMIGGPPRELRLLLLGWKGVGKSSVGNSILGRRYFESGQETELCLRRQALVSGRRVTIVDTPGWDWFSVRRTPKRIRQESQRGAALLRPGPHTLLLVLPVVSSLTARKRRTLLAHIETLFGDSACLHTMILFSCGDWLGRTPIEEHILRGGRELQRLLEYCGNYYHVLDSKTPGKDRSVSVLLDKIEEMIRENGDKAFLPIQTEWLSEESSYSSDNTEPEDDCRGCQLQ